Proteins from one Falco cherrug isolate bFalChe1 chromosome 7, bFalChe1.pri, whole genome shotgun sequence genomic window:
- the HOMER2 gene encoding homer protein homolog 2 isoform X2, translated as MFNCRTMIGLWKKKTRCLHKVIINSTITPNMTFTKTSQKFGQWADSRANTVFGLGFPSEQQLTKFAEKFQEVKEAAKLARDRSQEKIETSSNHSQESGRETPSSTRASSVNGTDDEKASHGGPAEAHLKSENDKLKIALAQSSCNVKKWETELQTLRESNARLTTALQESAASIEHWKKQFSACKEENDQLRSKIEELEEQCNEINKEKERNAQLSRRLQELETELQDKELELEELRKQGEIIPQLMSECESVSQQLQAAEKKNKDLEEKVRTLRTEVEESKHRQTNLKTELKNFLDVLDGKIDELHDFRQGLSKLGIDN; from the exons ATGTTTAACTGCAGGACTATGATAGgactttggaaaaagaagacaAGATGCCTGCATAAA gTGATCATAAACAGCACAATCACACCTAACATGACCTTCACTAAAACATCGCAGAAGTTTGGCCAGTGGGCGGACAGCAGAGCAAAcactgtgtttggtttgggcttTCCCTCCGAGCAGCAGTTGACGAAG TTTGCAGAGAAATTCCAAGAAGTAAAAGAAGCTGCCAAACTAGCAAGAGACAGATCTCAAGAGAAAATTGAGACTTCAAGCAATCATTCCCAG GAATCTGGACGTGAAACACCATCTTCTACTCGAGCATCTAGTGTGAACGGGACAGACGATGAGAAGGCATCACATGGTGGTCCTGCTGAGGCACATCTCAAGTCTGAGaatgataaattaaaaattgctcTAGCCCAAAG TTCATGCAATGTGAAGAAGTGGGAGACAGAGCTGCAGACGCTGCGGGAGAGCAATGCCCGTCTGACCACGGCGCTGCAGGAGTCGGCGGCCAGCATCGAGCACTGGAAGAAGCAGTTCTCAGCCTGCAAGGAGGAAAACGACCAGCTCAGGAGCAAG ATTGAAGAACTGGAGGAACAGtgcaatgaaataaataaagagaaggaaagaaatgcacAGCTGAGTAGACGCCTCCAGGAGCTGGAAACAGAACTTCAGGACAAAGAGCTG gaaCTGGAAGAGCTTCGAAAGCAGGGTGAAATTATACCACAGCTAATGTCAGAATGTGAATCTGTATCTCAACAACTACAG gctgctgagaaaaagaacaaagatcTTGAAGAGAAAGTCAGAACACTAAGGACAGAAGTCGAAGAGAGCAAACATAGGCAGACCAAccttaaaactgaattaaagaattttttagATGTACTAGATGGGAAGATAG